The DNA segment atatcgggctctacACCGagagtggagcctccttgggattctctctctccctccctctctgcctctaccccatgtgtatacatgcactttctctctctcaaaataaatgagtaaacattaaaaaaaataataaaaacatcataCTGGCAAAACAAAAGCTGTCTGTGGGCCATACTCAGCTAGTACTCACTCCGGCTCATGAGAAGCTCCCCAAGGGATGTTAAGCTAGGAGAAATCATGGTCTGATTTGGATTTtggaaaaaatctttttatgGGAAGAGAGCAAGGATATGGGACTAATGAGAAGCCTCCTGTCATAATGCCAAGATCCGGGCATCAGTGATGGGGGTGTGGTTGGCTAGGTACTGAGGTAGGAGGTCCAGGAAAAGTTAGCTACAAAGCAGGGAGCACTCCTGAATGACCCTGGATGCCTGTTGGATCTCGGGGTGATGGTGCAGGAGTCCCTGAGCTGGGTACCCAGGGCCTGTCTGAGCTGGAGATGAGGTGGCTGAGGGCCTTGTAGATAAAGGGACTGTGTGACTGGGTAGTGAAGGGAGCAGGGGTGCTGCCCCCAAGCTGCTTCCTGCCAGGTTGTGGAGAAAACATGAGGCCTGTAAGAAGGCCAAGAGCTCCTAGGAGAGTGGGATGACCAGGACACTGTCTTTTTGGTTTCAGGGTGACCAGCGGGATGAAGAAGAAGAGACCCAGATGAAGAAGTCAGAATCAGAGGTAGAGGTGAGAGTTGGGGGAGCAGGACAAAGTGAGGTGGGCAGGGCTTGCCTTAGCTGGGCCTGGCTCTCACCCTTTCTTTGTGCCCCTAGGAGGCAGCAGCTATTATTGCCCAGCGGCCTGACAACCCACGGGAGTTCTTCAAGCAGCAGGAACGAGTTGCGTCGGCCTCTGCGGGCAGCTGCGATGCACCCTCACCCTTCAACCACCGACCAGGTAGTCCCAGGTCtaaccccgccccccacctgacCCCCTCTCCTCAGGTTTTGGGCCTGAGCCTCTCTGCGACTCTTTCTTGGAAGGGAAGCCTTCCTTGCCCAAGGACCCCTTTGGAGAAGGCAAGGCCATCCATTCATCAAGTGTGCTTTCACCCACTGGCTCCCAGGTGGCAGGACTGAGAGGggtcaggtgggggggggggggttggtgttgGCCTTGGCTGAGCAACAGGTAGTGCTAGAGATCATCTGGGCAGCTCTGGCATGGGCTGAAaccgcccctcccgccccctccccccgcccttgAGTGTTGGGAGTGGCCCTCCTGGGGTTGAACTAGGTCTTGCCTGAAGGGCTGTGGGTGCATGTGCGGTGGACTCTTACTCTGGCCCTGAGTTtgagcagcctggagcctgtaccCAGTGCTTACCGTTGGGATTCTCCCTGTGCAGCTTCCACCTCCCTCCACAAAGCACCCTCCTGCTGATCTGAGTGTTTGCCCCTGCTGTGTGCTTGGCCTTGTGCTGGGGTtccaggggtggggcaggctgtCCCTGTATTGCTTTGAGTCTGGCTTTGTGTGGCAAGCTCATTGCTCTGCTTGTCTGGTGCTGGTGGGAATCATCTGATGGTTTGAGGCTGTGGCCTAGTATGGCTGATTGTGTGCCCTAGCGGAAGGCAGTTTGGACTTCTAGGGCCAGCCCTGGGGGCGGGTAAGGcctcatgggggtgggggggagactgACCCtctcttgtcctctgtctctctctgtctgtctctctcggcAGGTCGTCCGTACTGCCCTTTCATAAAGGCATCGGACAGtgggccttcctcctcctcctcttcctcctcctcccctccacggACTCCCTTTCCCTATATCACCTGTCACCGCACCCCaaacctctcttcctccctcccatgtAGGTAGCAGCCCCAGGCCTCAGTGGGGTGGGGTAAGGAGGGCCCCACTTCCCAGCagtgcccctgccctcccccatccTGACCGCTGATCTCTGGTGTTTGTCCCCAGAGCAGGTATTACCTGCCTCTTTCCCCTGGCCCTGAAGAGGCTCTTGTCCCAAGGGACCTGGCTTCTAGGGTCTGGAGCTGTGGTCTGGCCCCTGAAGGGCTGGGGGGCTCCTAGCCCCTACCCAGGCTCCAGACAGGAGGTGATGGCCAGGCCCCCAAGGTGGACAATCCTGGTCCCACCTGGCTCCCTTGGCCCTTACTGACCAGCCTGGGGGTTTGTTCCCATAGGCAGCCACCTGGACAGCCACCGGAGGATGgcacccacccccatccccacccggAGCCCATCTGACTCCAGCACGGCTTCTACCCCTGTCGCTGAACAGATTGAGCGGGCTCTGGATGAGGTCACGTCCTCGCAGCCTCCACCACTGCCTCCGCCACCCCCTCAAGGTGAATGAGGGGCTGCACCCTAGCTGCACCAGGCCTCTCCGCAGTCCCCAGGCTGGGAACCCCACGTGGCCATAGTAACAACTCCTTAGGGATCTGGGCCACCCATCACTGGGCCTCCCAGTAGCTATGGCAGGGAGGAAGCTTGGTGTTGCAGTCAGACCTGCTATCTCTGAATCTCAGTATCTCTCACTGGAATGCGGATGGGGCCTTCCTCCCAGGGCTGCCGAGCAGTTTAAAGACACTAGGAGATAAAGGGGCAGCAGGGCCCAGTGGGTGTTCTGGAAGGTGCTCTGTATGGAGCTCTTAGTGGAAGCCTTCTGTCTTGGAAGTCAGGGGGTAGGCAGAGTACAGTAGGGTGGCTGTCCCAGGCCTGCTTCTTTCCCTGAGGGAGCTGACCACATCTCTCTCCTGCATTTGTGCTATTGCAGAGACCCAGGAGCCCGAGCCTGGCCTGGATAGTGAAGAGACCAGCAAAGAGGCCAGAGCAACAGCCCCTCAGGCCTGGGCAGGCCCCATGGAGGAGCCCCCACAGGCACCAGAGCCTCCCCAGGGGCAAGGCAGCCCCACGGAGGACTTGATGTTCATGGCATCTCCAGAGCAGGCTGTCCTGGCTGCCCCTCTGGAGCCTGCCATGGCCAACACCACCACAGCTGACATCCCGGTAGCTGATGCCATTGAAACCGACACTGCCACTGCCGATACCGCTGTTGCCAACACCATTTCCCCTGCCGCTGCCAGCCTCATTGACCTATGGCCTGGCAATGGGGAAGAGTCCTCCACATCCCAGGCTGAGCCTAGGGTCCCTACACCACCTTCAGGTGCCGAGGTCACTCTGGCAGAGGTACCCCTGCTAGATGAGGTGGTTGAGGAGCCACTGCCACTGGCAGGCAAAGGCTGTGCCAACCTTCTCAATTTTGATGAGCTGCCTGAGCCGCCAGCTACCTTCTGTGAcccagaagaggaaatagaaggGGAGCCTCTGGCCACCTCCCAGGTCCCAACTCTGCCCTCTGCTCTAGAGGAGCTGGATCAGGAGCCAGAGctggagccagagccagagccccaCCTGCTGACCAATGGCGAGACCACCCAGAAGGAGGGGACccaggtggggcagggacagCCTGGTGGTAGGGGTGGTGGTCAGGGTTCTAGCAGGCAGTACCTCCATTCTCTGAGACCCATATTATTGGAGGGAGGCTCCATTTCATTCTCCCTCCTTGGGCCATCTCTGCTTTTGTGCCCAAGGCAGGCATATGtttccctggaaaccactgatagAATCACTGGTTGCTGGGGAAACGCTCAGGCCTGGTAGGTCAGCCCTAGCCCTCCTGGGTGGGGCCCAGTGACCTGGAGCTTTCCTCCTGCAGGCCAGTGAGGGGTACTTCAGCCAATCACAGGAGGAGGAGTTCGCCCAATCCGAAGAGCTGTGCGCAAAGGCCCCGCCTCCTGTGTTCTACAACAAACCTCCAGGTAGTGCTGGGGTGGGTGATAGGGAGGAGTTCCGGTAGGGGTGCTGGGTTCAAGTGTGAagatgcgcgcgcgcgcgcgcacacacacacacacacacacacacacaatcacttGGGGGTGTTGCGTCCAAGTGTGGATACAGCCACAGCTCCCAGGGGGTTGGGGAAACAGCCATGGATGTGCTGAGCCATCTCCTTatcttccctcctttcccaaCACCATAGAAATCGACATCACCTGCTGGGATGCAGACCCAGtaccagaagaggaggagggcttCGAGGGCGGTGATTAGCGGTGGCGCCCGCCCTCAGGCTGCCCTCGCCAAGGCCGCCCACCTGTGCCGGCCTCTGGCCAGACGGCCCGCCGTGCCTGCACTCGCAGCAGCTCCGCCTGGCACCCACTCCGGATTCCGGCCCTGGCCCGGGACTTGGCCGCTTCCCCACCCACAGGGCCTGACTTTTacagcttttctcttttttttaaagttgatagGAGACTTGTACAGTTGACTGGTTTTCCTCCCGTTGGTAGTTGAGACGCTGTTGCAAATTCTACCCCCTCCCCGCCCGGACCAGATTGTAGCTCTTAGTCCTCCCTGCTCACTCAGCTGGACGGGGTGGAGGCCTCGCCCTTCGTGGGAGCCTGGCGTCGGGGGAGCTCTGGTGGGAAAATGCCCCACCTCTTTTCCTAGTTTTATGTTTCTTGGAAAAATATCACTTTGTATTCTCTGTCCAGGGCTTCAGATATTTTGCACgaattttaaaacatggcaaTAAATGGCTCGTGGGCTCTGGCTCCCTgggaccccctccccgcccttctCTTGACCCCTCCCCGCCTGGCCCAAAGGAAGTAGGCCCAGCTGGGGCCCCTCGGCTTCCAGGCCCtttcctgcccccctcctgctgGGCAGGTCCCAAGCTGGAGGCCCTAGGCGCGGATCAGGTTAGGGCTATCTATCGGTGGGGCCCGGGGCTTAAATGGCCCCTCCCTAACTCCTCCCTCTTTGCTTGGGTTCCTTTTTCACGTTCAGTAACTGTTTTTGGAAAGCACAAACTTCTGTAACGGGTCGTGCTCATGTCTGTTAATAAAGAAATCCAGATCCCTTCAGGCCTGCTGCTCCGGGCCTCCAGGGGCGGATCTGTGGTGTGCGGCCTCCCCTGACCCCCATTCCCAACTCTTCCCACCTCCAAGGCCACAGGGAGCACCCTCACCGTGATCTCACGGGCAGGGAAGGTAGGGTCTGGAGCTCCCAGGGGAATCAGCCTGTGAAGTTTAGTTCCTCAACCTCAGGTCAGTTTTTAGCCAGAAGCCGCGTTCAGGTCCTGGGTCGCCAAGGCCCAGGCACGCCTGGCTACCAAAACCTTGGGCGCTAGCAGTGGGTGCCCCCTCCGCTTGTACCAAACCAGATCACACACCTTTATTATCCTCAAAATGTAACAAACGGGGTAAgaaatccctccctccccacccctccccgcagTCCAAGGGAAGCGTTTAAAAAGCCCCGCAGTCAGGCCACGAGTTCGCGGGTGAGGCCCGGAACGCCGGACGCCCCTCTATACGGCTGTAGTCCTCCCGAACAAGGGGATGGAGACCGGCAGGCGCCAAGCTCCGTGCTCCAGCGGCTCGCGGCTGCTGAGTTCCGAGTCGGTCCAGCTGGGGAAGACCCGGCGGCCACGGTCCGCCTGCAGACAGAGCGCAGGGCAGGGGGCCGCAGGCCGCGGAGCGCTGGGCAGGTGCAGCGCTGACGTGTAGCCCCGGTCCAGGAAGAGCGGCTTGTAGCTGGGCGGCGGCTGCTCCTGTTTCTCCGAGCTGTCGCGGCGGCTCAGAAAGGGTGTGACGATCTTGCGGTAGAGGCCGCGCGTGTCCGTGAGCACCTCACTGTAGGGCGGCGGCGGCTCGGCCATCAGCACCGCCTCTTCATAGCACGGTGGCTTGGACATGTCCGATTCCGCTGCGGAGTGGGAAATGTTCCGAGGGTGAGGCCAACCGTCCCTGGCCTCTGGCCAGCTGCCAACCCCAGGCCCAGCCCGCTACCTCCTAGGTTCTCTGGGAGGCTGTCCCATGGAAGGCTCGCCTGTTAGTAGTGATCCCGCCCACCTCTCAGTGGCCCTCGTTGCCCACGGCAGAGGTCTGGGCTTACCTTGACGCGGATAACTCCAAGGCCGCGGCGGCACTGAGAGGTGCGGGGGCGGCGGATGAGGAAGCGCGTGGTGGTGTGCGTGCGGGTGTGCGTGTGGCTGCGCCGGCCCGTGGTGCAGCAGCGGGTGGACGTGCACGTGCTGATGCGCGTGCGCCGGCGCCTCGAGGCGGCCGCGCTGCGGTGGTGGTGGCGGCGCTAGGCCTGGGGGGCTTCCGGCCAGGCTGCCCTCGAGCTCGAGGGGCTCCAGCTCGAGGGCGCGGAGGTTCTGCTCACGTAGTCGTTCCTCCTGGCGCCGTTTGAGGCGGCGGCGCAGGAAGCTGCAGAAGCAGCAGAGTAGGACGATGAGACCCCAGATGAGCCAGAAACCGGCGAAGCACGTGAGGAACGTGTAGGTGCCCTGGGACATAACCatggcggcggcggggcgggcgggtCCTCGGCTGCTTCACTGGACACTGGGTTCCTCTACGTGGCCCCGGGCCCGCGCCACGCTCCCAGGCGCCGCCAGCGTCACTCGGGGACCTGCGGCCGGGGGCTGCTCGCGGCGGGGCTCAAGTCGTGCGCGCGCCGGTGGGGAGCAAAAGCAGCGGCGCCCGCTCCTTCCCATGGCGCCGGTAGGAGCGCGGGTGGGCCTCACCCGGGGCCGCGCGGGACCTGTAGAACAGACACAGGGCGCGGTGAAGGCGCGTTGCAGCCCCGACGACTTCCCTGCCTGCGCCCG comes from the Prionailurus bengalensis isolate Pbe53 chromosome A1, Fcat_Pben_1.1_paternal_pri, whole genome shotgun sequence genome and includes:
- the PRR7 gene encoding proline-rich protein 7; this encodes MVMSQGTYTFLTCFAGFWLIWGLIVLLCCFCSFLRRRLKRRQEERLREQNLRALELEPLELEGSLAGSPPGLAPPPPPQRGRLEAPAHAHQHVHVHPLLHHGPAQPHAHPHAHHHALPHPPPPHLSVPPRPWSYPRQAESDMSKPPCYEEAVLMAEPPPPYSEVLTDTRGLYRKIVTPFLSRRDSSEKQEQPPPSYKPLFLDRGYTSALHLPSAPRPAAPCPALCLQADRGRRVFPSWTDSELSSREPLEHGAWRLPVSIPLFGRTTAV
- the DBN1 gene encoding drebrin isoform X2, producing the protein MAGVSFSGHRLELLAAYEEVIREESAADWALYTYEDGSDDLKLAASGDGGLQELSGHFENQKVMYGFCSVKDSQAALPKYVLINWVGEDVPDARKCACASHVAKVAEFFQGVDVIVNASSVEDIDAGAIGQRLSNGLARLSSPVLHRLRLREDENAEPVGTTYQKTDAAVEMKRINREQFWEQAKKEEELRKEEERKKALDERLRFEQERMEQERQEQEERERRYREREQQIEEHRSGLPHPRPHAPGLRWTHPQVCMLAYRSRRKQQTLEAEEAKRRLKEQSIFGDQRDEEEETQMKKSESEVEEAAAIIAQRPDNPREFFKQQERVASASAGSCDAPSPFNHRPGSHLDSHRRMAPTPIPTRSPSDSSTASTPVAEQIERALDEVTSSQPPPLPPPPPQETQEPEPGLDSEETSKEARATAPQAWAGPMEEPPQAPEPPQGQGSPTEDLMFMASPEQAVLAAPLEPAMANTTTADIPVADAIETDTATADTAVANTISPAAASLIDLWPGNGEESSTSQAEPRVPTPPSGAEVTLAEVPLLDEVVEEPLPLAGKGCANLLNFDELPEPPATFCDPEEEIEGEPLATSQVPTLPSALEELDQEPELEPEPEPHLLTNGETTQKEGTQASEGYFSQSQEEEFAQSEELCAKAPPPVFYNKPPEIDITCWDADPVPEEEEGFEGGD
- the DBN1 gene encoding drebrin isoform X1, yielding MAGVSFSGHRLELLAAYEEVIREESAADWALYTYEDGSDDLKLAASGDGGLQELSGHFENQKVMYGFCSVKDSQAALPKYVLINWVGEDVPDARKCACASHVAKVAEFFQGVDVIVNASSVEDIDAGAIGQRLSNGLARLSSPVLHRLRLREDENAEPVGTTYQKTDAAVEMKRINREQFWEQAKKEEELRKEEERKKALDERLRFEQERMEQERQEQEERERRYREREQQIEEHRRKQQTLEAEEAKRRLKEQSIFGDQRDEEEETQMKKSESEVEEAAAIIAQRPDNPREFFKQQERVASASAGSCDAPSPFNHRPGRPYCPFIKASDSGPSSSSSSSSSPPRTPFPYITCHRTPNLSSSLPCSHLDSHRRMAPTPIPTRSPSDSSTASTPVAEQIERALDEVTSSQPPPLPPPPPQETQEPEPGLDSEETSKEARATAPQAWAGPMEEPPQAPEPPQGQGSPTEDLMFMASPEQAVLAAPLEPAMANTTTADIPVADAIETDTATADTAVANTISPAAASLIDLWPGNGEESSTSQAEPRVPTPPSGAEVTLAEVPLLDEVVEEPLPLAGKGCANLLNFDELPEPPATFCDPEEEIEGEPLATSQVPTLPSALEELDQEPELEPEPEPHLLTNGETTQKEGTQASEGYFSQSQEEEFAQSEELCAKAPPPVFYNKPPEIDITCWDADPVPEEEEGFEGGD
- the DBN1 gene encoding drebrin isoform X4, whose product is MAGVSFSGHRLELLAAYEEVIREESAADWALYTYEDGSDDLKLAASGDGGLQELSGHFENQKVMYGFCSVKDSQAALPKYVLINWVGEDVPDARKCACASHVAKVAEFFQGVDVIVNASSVEDIDAGAIGQRLSNGLARLSSPVLHRLRLREDENAEPVGTTYQKTDAAVEMKRINREQFWEQAKKEEELRKEEERKKALDERLRFEQERMEQERQEQEERERRYREREQQIEEHRRKQQTLEAEEAKRRLKEQSIFGDQRDEEEETQMKKSESEVEEAAAIIAQRPDNPREFFKQQERVASASAGSCDAPSPFNHRPETQEPEPGLDSEETSKEARATAPQAWAGPMEEPPQAPEPPQGQGSPTEDLMFMASPEQAVLAAPLEPAMANTTTADIPVADAIETDTATADTAVANTISPAAASLIDLWPGNGEESSTSQAEPRVPTPPSGAEVTLAEVPLLDEVVEEPLPLAGKGCANLLNFDELPEPPATFCDPEEEIEGEPLATSQVPTLPSALEELDQEPELEPEPEPHLLTNGETTQKEGTQASEGYFSQSQEEEFAQSEELCAKAPPPVFYNKPPEIDITCWDADPVPEEEEGFEGGD
- the DBN1 gene encoding drebrin isoform X3, with translation MAGVSFSGHRLELLAAYEEVIREESAADWALYTYEDGSDDLKLAASGDGGLQELSGHFENQKVMYGFCSVKDSQAALPKYVLINWVGEDVPDARKCACASHVAKVAEFFQGVDVIVNASSVEDIDAGAIGQRLSNGLARLSSPVLHRLRLREDENAEPVGTTYQKTDAAVEMKRINREQFWEQAKKEEELRKEEERKKALDERLRFEQERMEQERQEQEERERRYREREQQIEEHRRKQQTLEAEEAKRRLKEQSIFGDQRDEEEETQMKKSESEVEEAAAIIAQRPDNPREFFKQQERVASASAGSCDAPSPFNHRPGSHLDSHRRMAPTPIPTRSPSDSSTASTPVAEQIERALDEVTSSQPPPLPPPPPQETQEPEPGLDSEETSKEARATAPQAWAGPMEEPPQAPEPPQGQGSPTEDLMFMASPEQAVLAAPLEPAMANTTTADIPVADAIETDTATADTAVANTISPAAASLIDLWPGNGEESSTSQAEPRVPTPPSGAEVTLAEVPLLDEVVEEPLPLAGKGCANLLNFDELPEPPATFCDPEEEIEGEPLATSQVPTLPSALEELDQEPELEPEPEPHLLTNGETTQKEGTQASEGYFSQSQEEEFAQSEELCAKAPPPVFYNKPPEIDITCWDADPVPEEEEGFEGGD